A genomic region of Anas acuta chromosome 1, bAnaAcu1.1, whole genome shotgun sequence contains the following coding sequences:
- the RTCB gene encoding RNA-splicing ligase RtcB homolog: MSRSYNDELQFLDKLDKNCWRIKKGFVPNMHVEGVFYVNDPLEKLMFEELRNACRGGGAGGFLPAMKQIGNVAALPGIVHRSIGLPDVHSGYGFAIGNMAAFDMNDPEAVVSPGGVGFDINCGVRLLRTNLDESDVQPVKEQLAQAMFDHIPVGVGSKGVIPMNAKDLEEALEMGVDWSLREGYAWAEDKEHCEEYGRMLQADPNKVSSRAKKRGLPQLGTLGAGNHYAEIQVVDDIYNEYAARKMGIDHKGQVCVMIHSGSRGLGHQVATDALVAMEKAMKRDKIIVNDRQLACARIASVEGQDYLKGMAAAGNYAWVNRSSMTFLTRQAFAKVFNTTPDDLDMHVIYDVSHNIAKVEQHVVDGKERTLLVHRKGSTRAFPPHHPLIAVDYQLTGQPVLIGGTMGTCSYVLTGTEQGMTETFGTTCHGAGRALSRAKSRRNLDFQDVLDKLADMGIAIRVASPKLVMEEAPESYKNVTDVVNTCHDAGISKKAIKLRPIAVIKG, encoded by the exons ATGAGCCGCAGCTACAATGACGAGCTGCAGTTCCTGGACAAGCTGGACAAGAACTGCTGGCGGATCAAGAAGGGCTTCGTGCCCAACATGCAT GTGGAGGGTGTTTTCTACGTGAACGACCCTCTGGAGAAGCTGATGTTCGAGGAGCTGCGCAACGCCTGCCGCGGGGGGG gTGCGGGAGGGTTTTTGCCCGCTATGAAGCAGATCGGGAATGTGGCAGCGCTGCCGGGCATCGTTCAT AGATCGATCGGCCTGCCAGATGTCCATTCGGGCTATGGGTTTGCCATTGGCAACATGGCTGCCTTTGACATGAACGATCCTGAAGCAGTGGTTTCACCAG GTGGTGTCGGATTTGACATCAACTGTGGTGTCCGCTTACTGCGCACGAATTTGGATGAAAGTGATGTGCAGCCTGTGAAGGAGCAGCTCGCCCAAGCTATGTTTGACCATATTCCTGTTGGTGTCGGCTCCAAGGGTGTCATCCCCATGAATGCCAA GGATTTGGAAGAGGCGCTAGAGATGGGTGTGGACTGGTCTCTCCGGGAAGGCTATGCCTGGGCAGAGGACAAGGAGCACTGTGAGGAGTATGGAAGAATGCTGCAGGCCGATCCCAACAAGGTCTCCtcaagagcaaagaaaaggggTCTGCCTCAG CTGGGGACCCTGGGAGCAGGAAATCATTACGCCGAGATCCAGGTGGTGGACGACATTTACAACGAATACGCTGCCCGGAAGATGGGCATCGACCACAAAGGGCAGGTGTGCGTCATGATCCACAGCGGCAGCAGGGGTTTGGGCCACCAAGTTGCCACAG ATGCATTGGTGGCTATGGAAAAAGCTATGAAACGGGACAAAATCATAGTGAACGATCGGCAACTAGCATGCGCCAGGATTGCCTCTGTAGAAGGACAGGATTACTTGAAGGGAATGGCAGCTGCTGGAAATTATGCGTGGGTCAACCGCTCTTCTATGACTTTTCTAACGAGGCAG GCCTTTGCCAAAGTCTTCAACACCACCCCAGATGACCTCGATATGCACGTTATCTATGATGTGTCTCACAACATTGCCAAAGTGGAGCAACACGTGGTGGATGGGAAGGAGCGGACTCTGCTGGTGCACAGAAAAGGGTCAACCAGGGCCTTCCCTCCTCACCATCCTCTCATTGCTGTTGATTATCAA CTGACCGGACAGCCTGTTTTGATCGGTGGGACTATGGGCACCTGTAGCTACGTTCTTACTGGCACGGAGCAAGGCATGACTGAGACCTTTGGAACTACTTGCCATGGAGCT GGTCGTGCACTGTCTCGAGCCAAATCTCGACGTAACTTGGACTTCCAGGATGTATTGGACAAGCTGGCTGACATGGGCATTGCCATCCGTGTTGCTTCTCCCAAACTGGTCATGGAAGAA GCACCAGAGTCTTACAAGAACGTGACAGATGTGGTTAACACCTGCCACGACGCTGGCATCAGCAAGAAAGCCATAAAATTGAGACCTATTGCTGTTATAAAAGGCTAG
- the BPIFC gene encoding BPI fold-containing family C protein, with protein sequence MKACCSLLLLSLVCVQLKANPGVKVRLTQKGLEYAKEVGLEILKQNMEKERFPDLTGYEKFGLGNVKYNISRIRVAAVEFPSASISLIPRTGIKLVIGNASLTADMNWNIRTWMFRDSGRSTVYISKVFVTAIFSTPLDNSGHTLISLTSCRTTSGDIDIKLNGKSGFLHNFFIKYLKKPIHRSLATNSCPNIRSGIQLINEDLQSLNVLMPIDDLAEIDYSLNSLPAVFRPYIELDLKGIVHPAGNYTDPPYAAAPFTIPDQTDSMLYLAFSEYFFQTSSFAYYTAGAFNKTIAEETYSYFNISTEIFGRIIPEVAKYSVTPYPVMLKLMATETPLISLQPDSFTLEIQGSMEVFAVLPDSTNQSLFTMNMTANTSIALNIFNQKLMGSLCLNRLQFSLTHSNVGFFEVSLLENILSYILQTEVIPSANAKLSKGFPLPNLANITLTRPRITIVQGYVLISADVHYNH encoded by the exons atgaaggCTTGCtgttctctcctcctcctcagttTGGTCTGTGTGCAGCTCAAAGCCAACCCTGGAGTCAAAGTGAGGCTCACCCAGAAGGGCCTGGAGTACG CCAAGGAGGTTGGGCTGGAGATCCTGAAGCAGAACATGGAGAAGGAACGTTTCCCTGATTTGACTGGCTATGAGAAATTTGGCCTTGGTAATGTCAAATACAACATCTCAAG AATACGAGTTGCTGCTGTTGAATTCCCCAGTGCTTCCATCTCCCTCATACCCAGGACTGGGATAAAACTGGTGATTGGAAATGCTTCTCTGACAGCTGATATGAACTGGAACATAAGGACCTGGATGTT CAGAGACAGTGGAAGAAGCACAGTGTACATTTCCAAGGTGTTTGTTACTGCAATCTTTTCAACACCCCTGGATAATTCAGGCCATACTTTGATATCACTTACCAGCTGCCGGACAACTTCTGGTGATATAGACATCAAGTTGAATGGAAAAAGTGG cTTCCTGCATAACTTCTTTATCAAGTATCTGAAGAAACCCATTCACAGGAGTTTGGCCACTAAC TCTTGTCCCAACATCAGATCTGGAATCCAGTTGATAAATGAAGACCTTCAGTCACTGAATG TCCTAATGCCAATTGATGATTTGGCTGAAATAGACTACTCCTTAAATAGCTTGCCAGCAGTATTCCGACCATACATTGAACTGGACTTAAAG GGGATAGTCCACCCAGCTGGAAACTATACTGACCCTCCCTATGCAGCAGCTCCCTTCACCATCCCAGACCAAACCGACTCCATGCTCTACCTTGCTTTCTCTGAGTATTTCTTTCAGACTTCCTCATTTGCATACTACACAGCAGGGGCCTTCAACAAAACCATTGCAGAAGAG acttacagttattttaatataaGCACAGAGATATTTGGCAGAATCATCCCTGAG GTAGCCAAATATTCAGTAACACCATATCCAGTGATGTTGAAGCTAATGGCTACTGAAACACCTCTCATCAGCTTGCAGCCCGATTCCTTTACTCTAGAGATTCAGGGGTCCATGGAGGTGTTCGCTGTTTTGCCAGACTCAACCAACCAGTCATTGTTTACAATGAACATG acagCCAACACCAGCATTGCTCTGAATATATTCAACCAGAAACTGATGGGCTCACTCTGTCTGAACAG GCTCCAGTTCTCCCTAACCCATTCCAATGTTGGTTTTTTTGAG GTCTCGCTTCTGGAGAACATCTTGTCCTACATCTTACAAACTGAAGTAATTCCATCAGCTAATG CTAAACTGTCCAAAGGATTCCCTCTTCCCAATTTGGCCAACATTACTTTGACAAGACCTCGTATTACAATTGTACAG GGCTATGTGTTGATTTCTGCGGATGTTCACTACAACCATTAA